TTTTTAAATAGTTCTTTTAACTTGTTATAAATTGCAATTATTGAAAACTCATCTACTAAAAATTTATCATAAACCATTTTTCACCTTGAAAATAAATGCATTTTGAGTTATTTTTGCTTTTACTTTATTTAAGGCTTTTTTAGCTTCTTTTTTATATTTAAATGGACCAATTAAAATTTTTGTGACTTTAATATTATTTCCATTCTTATTTATTGTTGTATGATAAAACTTATAATTAAATCCTTGTTTTTTAATAATTTCTAAAAACTTAGGATTAGGTTTTGCATTTTTTAATAATGCTGCTACTTGAATATAATAGTTTCCAATTTTTTTAGCTGTTTCTTTTTTAGGTTTAAACTTTTGTGAGGCAACTTTTACTTTTTCAACTGGTTTTTTATTTATGATTATTTTTTCATCTTTATTTTTTTTAGTAGTATTTGTTTCTTTTGTTATTGGAGGATTTTTAACTGTATTTTGTATTAAATTTTCCTCTTTTTTATTAAGGAGTTTTTTTGGCTGTTCTTCAATTTTTATACTGTTATTTGCTTCTTCTACTGGTAATGTCTGAAATTGTTTTTCTACTTTTATATTTTCCTTAGGCTGTTCTGGTGGGATAATTTCATTATTATTTTTTGTAGAACTATTTTGGAATATAGCTACTATTATTACAATAATAATAAAAATTAAAAAACCTATAGCACCATAAATTAACGGCTTTTTTAAGTCTCTTTTTGGTTTTAAATTAAGTAAATCATCATTTTTCATTTTTTCTCCTTACATATGTTTAGCCCAAGATGCTCCTCTTTCCTTTTTAAATAAACCATATGGTAAGTTTAATATATTAAATTCTGGTGGCAAATCATCATTTGGAAACATTCTCCATTGCTTTGGAAGTTTTAAAGAAAGCTTACTTGATAGTTTTTTTCCTATTTGAATAGCTTCATTTAACGTTGTATGCCCTTTATGTATATAAAGATGTAAATGACCTGGGGTTTTTGAATTATAAGCTGTAAAATTTAAAAATCCTTCTTCTCTTAAAAGCAAACTTACTCTATTCCAAAAAAGTTCTGGATTATTCCCGTTATAATCAAAAACAATATTTTCTACAATATTTCTATCTCTATTTATTAAATCATGTGCAATTATTTTTTTTCTTTCAATATGTTCATTCATAATCATAAGTGTCAAAGGCTTATCAACTTTTTCATATTTATCAAAAAAAGTTCTACCTTTATAAACAATCTTATTTACAATTTTACCTTTATATTCATAGTAATATTTCTTATTCATTTTAATAAGTGTAATATCTACATTATACGCCACTTTAAACCTTTAAATCCCTAAAAAGGGAAAAATTAATAAGTTGGTCTATCATAAATAACAAATTTACTTGCTAATTCTTTTAGCTCTTCTTTTACTTTATCTTGAAGCTCTAAATTATAAATATCATCTAAAACATCTGCTATTTTATTTGCAATAAATCTAAACTCTTCTTCTTTCATTCCTCTTGCTGTAAGTGCAGGTGAGCCAATTCTTATACCACTTGTAACAAAAGGACTCCTCTTCTCACCAGGTACTGTGTTTTTATTCACTGTAATTCCAGCTCTTCCAAGTGCTTCTTCTGCTTCTTTTCCACTAAATTCTTTATTTAGAAAACTCACTAATACTAAATGATTATCTGTACCACCACTTACTAAATCATAACCTCTCTCAAGTAAAACCTCAGCTAAAACTCTTGCATTTGCTTTTACTTGTTTTGCATATTCCTTCCAACTTGGTGCTAAATTCATTTTAAATCCAACAGCTTTTGCAGCTATAACATGCATTAAAGGTCCACCTTGAATTCCTGGAAATATTGCTGAATTTATTTTTTTAGCATACTCTTCATTATTTGTAAGAATTAACCCTCCTCTTGGACCTCTTAGAGTTTTATGAGTTGTAGTTGTAACTACATCACAATGAGGGAATGGATTAGGATGTTCGTTAGCTACTACAAGTCCTGCTATATGCGCAATATCTGCCATTAAAATAGCACCAACTTCATCAGCAATTTCTTTAAATTTTGCAAAATCAATCTCTCTTGGATATGCACTCGCACCACAAACAATCATTTTTGGTTTGACTATTTTTGCAATATCTCTTACCCTATCATAATCAATTTTTCCTGTTTTTTCATCAATACCATAACTAAAACTATGATAATGTTTACCTGAAAAGTTAACTTTTGCACCATGAGTTAAATGCCCACCATTGCTTAAATCCATTCCAAGTAACTTATCATATGGTTTTAATAGTGCAACGTATACAGCTCCATTTGCCTGAGAACCTGAATGAGGCTGAACATTTGCAAATTCACATCCAAAAAGTTCTTTTGCTCTATCGATTGCAAGTTGCTCAACTAAATCCGCATATTCACATCCACCATAATATCTTTTGTTTGGGTAACCTTCTGCATATTTATTAGTAAATACACTACCTTGTGCTTCCATAACTTCTGGAAGAGTAAAATTTTCACTTGCAATCATTTCAAGATGGTCTGTTTGTCTTTTTAATTCTTTTTCTAAAATTGAATAAACATCAATATCATAATCTCTTAAACTCATTATATCTCCTTTAATCTTCTTTAATTTCTTTTTTAGGTTTCATAGTTGGAAATAGTATCACATCTTTTATAGAATGTGAATTTGTAAGTAGCATTACAAGTCTATCAATTCCAATTCCCTCACCCGCAGTTGGAGGCATACCATATTGTAATGCTTTTATATAGTCATAATCCATATCCATACCCTCTTCATCACCTTTTGCTTTTGCTTCAAGTTGAGCTTTAAATCTTTCATATTGGTCAATTGGGTCATTTAATTCGTTAAATCCGTTTGCAATTTCACGACCAGCAATAAATAATTCAAATCTCTCAGCAAATTCTGGATTCTTATCACTTCTTCTTGCAAGAGGTGAAATTTCAATTGGAAATTCTGTTACAAAGGTTGGATTTATAAGTTTGCTTTCTACAAACTCATCAAATAATTCTGCCCAAAGTTTACCTTTACTATCAATATGGTCTTCTATTTCTACTCCTGCATCTTTTAAGTATTTTTTCATAGCTTCAACATCTTCTAAAATTTCTTCTGGGACATTTCCTATTTGAATTAAAGCTTCTTTATAAGTAATAGTTTTCCAGTCATCAAAATCAATTACCATATCACCATATTCAAGTTTTTTTGGAAGATTAAGTTTTTCAAATAAAAAGTCAAATAATTCTTTTGTTAATTTCATCAAATCTTCCATTGTATGATAAGCCCAATAAAACTCTATCATCGTAAATTCAGGATTATGAGTATGGTCAATTCCTTCATTTCTAAAATTTCTATTAAGTTCAAATACTGCTTCAAAACCTCCTACAATTAATCTTTTTAAGAAAAGTTCTGGTGCAATTCTTAAATTCATATCTATATCAAGAGCATTATGGTGAGTCATAAAAGGTCTTGCATTAGCTCCACCAACAACAGTATGAAGCATTGGAGTTTCAACTTCTAAAAAACCTTTTTTTAAAAAAAATTCTCTAACAAGTGAAACTATTTGACTTCTTAATTTAAATCTATCTCTTGTATCTTTATTCATAATCATATCAAGATATCTTTGACGATATTTTGTCTCAACATCTTGAAGACCATGAAATTTCTCAGGCAGTGGATGAATTGCTTTTGTTAAAATCCTTACATCATCTGCATGAATTGATAATTCTCCTGTTTTTGTAACGAATGGATATCCTATAACTTCTACAATATCTCCTACTTCGAGAGTTTTTTTAAGTAAATTAAATTTATCTCCTAGGTCATTTTTTGACATATAAACTTGAAGGATTCCACTTTCATCTTCAATTTTAAAAAAAGCTGCTTTTCCCATAAGTCTTAAAAACTTAACTCTTCCTGCAACTATAAATTTTCTACTCTCATCTCTTTTATTTTCTAATTCAAAAATATCTTTATTTTTTTCTAAAAATTCAGATATTTTAGTATCTCTTTTAGAATTATGGTCATATGGATTTAAATTATTCTCTTTTAATTTTTCTGCTTTTGATATTCTTTGTTTTACATATTCATTTGAAAACATTAAGCTCCTTTTTATTAACCTAATTTATTGGAATTTTAACATTTTTAAAACTATTTGTAACTTTTTTTTCTAATTCTTTTGGAGATGTATTAATTATTTTATCTCCTATATTAATCATTAATGGAAATACAACACTATTTTTAACATATTTTTGAATATTTTCTCTTATAAATTGTACTTTATATAGTAAAGTTAAAATAATTGCAACTAAAATAAAAAATTTCATACTTGAAAATATAAATCCTAAAATTCTATCAAAAACTCCAAGAGCACTTAATTTTAGTATTTTGCCAAATAAAAATCCTATAAAAATAGCAACTATCCAAAATCCTACAAACACAACTATAAAACCAACTAAATCAATAGCTGATTGATTATTAATTTTAAAAATATGTTCGTTAATATATATACCAACTGGATGAAAAAATTTTGAAGCTGAAAAAAGACCTCCAATAATTCCAATTAAACCTGCAATCTCTTTTATAAATCCATTAAAAAAACCTTTAATTCCTAAAATCAGAGTTATACCAATAATAACAGCATCAAAAATATTCAATTTTTGCCTTTTTAGATGATATTATACCCATTTTTTGTTGAATTTTTAACTTTATATAATGCTTCATCTGCTCTTTTAATTAAAGATTCTAATGTATCACCTTTTTTATGCGAAGTTAAACCGGCTGATACTGATACTTCAATTAAGTTTTCTTTATATTTTAATCTTGTTTTTGAAATTTTATCTATAATTCTTTCGATGCTTCTTTGTGCATTTAATATTGTTGAGCGATTAAAAACAATTATAAATTCATCTCCCCCATACCTATAAAGTTTATCAGTTTTTCTTATTAAACTTTTAACTATCTCACAAATTTTAATTAAAACATAATCACCTACAATATGCCCAAATTGATCATTAATTAATTTAAAATCATCTAAATCAATTATTGCTATTACTAAATCTAAATCCCTCTCTTTTCCATTTTTTAAAATTTCATTTAAATCTTTTTCTAATGCTTTTCTGTTATAAACTTTTGTTAATGGATCAATTAAAAGCTCTTTATAAGCTTTATCAAGTTCTGCCTGTAATGAATTAATTTTTTCTTCCATTTTATTAATTTTAGACATTAAATTAACACTAAAATCTAAAATTAAGGCTTTTAATTCATCACTTTCAATATCATCAATCTCTTCTATAATCTCTTTTGAATCATTTTTAATCTCTTTTGTAGTTTGAGACACTACATCAATTGAATCTTCAACTTCCATTAAAATTCTCTCGCTAATTGAAGGATTTAGACATAAAAGTTTTGGATTAAAATTATCTATTATTTTTTTATCATAACTAATTTTATTAAAAACCTCTTTATAATATAATGGAAATGGTAATTTTCCTGATTTTTCAAGAGATTTTAAAGTTTCTTTTGAAATTTCTTTTACTAATTCTTCCATATTAAAACCTTTTTTGATATTATCTTTGCATGAATTATATTATCTTTATCGGTAACTAAGGAGAAAAATTGAGAATAGATGTTAAAAAAGCATTAAATTTAATTGAAAATGAAAAATTAATTAAACTTGGAGCAATGGCACTTGAAAAAAAAAGAGAACTTCATCCTAAAAAAATAACAACATTTATAGTAGATAGAAATATAAATTATACAAACATATGCTTTGTTGATTGTAAATTTTGTGCATTTTATAGACATAAAAAAGATAAAGATGCTTATATTTTAAGTTTTGAAGAAATTGATAAAAAAATAGATGAATTAATTGAAATTGGAGGTACTCAAATCCTTTTCCAAGGAGGAGTTCATCCTAATTTAAAAATTGATTATTATGAGAAGTTAGTAGAACATATTCATAAAAAATATCCTGAGATTACCATTCATGGTTTCTCAGCACCTGAAATTGACTATATTGCAAAGGTTAGTAAAATATCTATTGAAGAAGTACTCATAAGATTAAAAGAAAAAGGGCTTAGTTCAATTCCAGGGGCTGGGGCTGAAATCCTTAGTGATAGAGTAAGAGATATAATTGCTCCTAAAAAAATTAGTGCTAATAGATGGCTTGAAATTCATAAAACTGCTCATAAAATTGGTATGAAAACTACTGCTACTATGATGTTTGGAACAGTAGAAACAACACAAGAAATAGTAGAACACTGGGATAAAATTAGAAGATTACAAGATGAAACAGGTGGATTTAGAGCGTTTATTATGTGGTCTTTTCAACCTTACAATACTGCTTTAATGAAAGAAGGAATTGTAACTCATAAAACTTCATCAAATAGATATTTAAGATATTTAGCAGTTACAAGGCTGTTTTTAGATAATTTTAAAAATATTCAAAGCTCGTGGGTAACACAAGGAAGTTATATAGGTCAGATGGCACTTTTGTATGGTGCAAATGATTTAGGCTCTACTATGATGGAAGAAAATGTCGTAAAAAGTGCTGGTGCTGTAAATAGAATGAATCAAGAAGAGATGATAAAACTTATTAAAGACGTAGGAGAAATTCCTGCTAAAAGAAATACAGCTTATGAAATATTAGAAATTTATAATTAACATGAATTCGATAAAAATTATAAAACAAAAAAAAAATGTTTAAAATGACGAAACAATTGCAAATTTTAGTGGAGCAAAAGCAGTAAAAAAAAGCATTTTGTTTGAACAAAGTGAGTTAATGCTTTTTAGCTTTTGCAAAACGTTAAAAAATTTGCTCTTTTGTTGAAGAATTTTAAACATCTATTTATTATACCAATTGAAAATTGAAAATGGACAATGGAAAATTATAAAAAATATTGAAATAATTGGATTTTTAAGTTTTTTTAAAGTAACTAACTTATTTGGAATTGTATTATAAATCGAATCAACATTAATTAACTTTTCATCATTTTATAAAGCCATACTACAAAAGGAATTTCTAATATTATTCCTATTACCACTGCTTTAATTGTTCCATTAGGGTCATTAACTAATGGAAGACCTCCTGTATTCATTCCAAAAAAGCCTGTTATTAATGTAAGAGGTAGAAAAATACCTGAGATTAATGTTAATACAAACATAATTTTATTCATCTTTTCATCTTGTTTTGCACGAAAAAATTCATATAAATAATCAAGCTTTTCTATTGCATTTTTAGAAAATCTAAATGCTCTATTGAAATGTTCTTCTAAATCTTTAAAAGCGAAATTATCCACATCTTCTTTGTAACATTTTAAAAATCTCTCAAAAGCAATTAAAGCATGACCAAGTAATCTCTCAATAAAAACTAAATCTTTTTTTAACCTCAACCACTCATTAGCAAATGATTTATCAATATTATCTTCATACAAATCATCTTCCATTGTTGCAATTTGCATATGAAATTTATTAAGTTTAGCTAAAATTTTATCAATTCTTATATCTAAAAAGTTATGAAGCTCATTAAATCCGCCAAGTAATTCAAAATCTTTTTTATCTCTTTTATAGTAATAAACTTTTTTATCTTTAATTAAAAATCCATAAGAAAAAACTTCTACTTTGTCATTTTTAATATATGGAAGTCTTAAAATTAAAACAGAATAATCTTTAGCAACTTCAAAATCACTTGGATGATTTACATTTTCAATATCGTGTTTTAAATATTCATTTATATTAAATTTCATAAAAATTCCTTTTCTACCCATCTACTAAAAAGATATAAAGCCCAAATATGTTGTTTATATCTTTTATGTCCTGTTTTTATAATTTCTTTTAAATATTCTTCATTTAATAATTTCGTTTTTCTATTAATATCAATAATTCTTTTTAATTCATTCTCTTCTTTTAACCACTCATAAAAAGGAAGAGCAAATCCCTTTTTTCTTCTATAAACTATCTCTTTTGGTAAATATTTTTTTGCTATCTCTTTTATAATCCATTTTTTATTTCCTCTAATTTCTTCACTCATAGAAAAAACAAAGTTTACCAAATTTTTATCTAAAAAAGGACTTCTTGCTTCAATAGAATGTGCCATAAACATCTTATCAAGTTTTGAAAGCAGTACTTCTCCTACCCAAACTTTTAAATCAAAATAGGTAAAATCAAAACTTCTCCATCCTTTTAAAAACCTTTTATACTCAACTTCTTTTGCATTTTTTTTAAGAAGTCTTTTTATTTGCCTATCAAAAAATGTTTCATTAATACCTCTAAATACATCTTCATCATTAAAAAATCTTCTAAAAATTTCCCACTCTTTTATATCTTCTGGATATCTTTCTAAATATTTTTTAAGCCATTTTTTATTAGGCAGATAAGATTTAAAAAATTCTAAAAACTCATCATATCTTCTATATCCTAAAAACAATTCATCACTACCCTCACCACTTAATACCACTTTTAAAGGAATATTCTTTGCTAATTCATAGGCAGCAAAAAAACTACTATCAGAAATTGGCTCTTGCATAGAATCTAATACATTTTCAAAATTTTCATAAAACTTTTTTTTAGTTAAAACAAAATCAAAATTTTTAATTCCTAAATGATTTGCAACAACTTTTGCATATTTTCTTTCATCATAATTTTCAAATCCCTCATACCCAATACTAAATGTATCTATTTTTTTATATTTTAAAGCAAGTGCAACTATTAAACTACTATCAACACCACCACTTAAAAGAGAACCAATCTCAACATCTCCCATTAATCTTTTTTCTATTGATTTTGTTAGTAAATTTTCAATATTAAATATAACTTTTTCATTTTCCATTTTACATTTTTCATTTTTCATTTCAAAATCATGCCATCTCTTTATCTCTCCATCAAAATAACATCCAGCAGGAAGTTTAAAAATACCCTTGTAAATAGTATTTGGTGCAATTGAAGAGTTATATGCAAAATATTCACTTAATGCATTTAAATTTATCTCTTTTTTTACTATTTTTAAAAGTGGATTTATTTCTGATGAAAAAGCATTTTTAGTAAAATAAAGAGGTTTTTTTCCAAACTCATCTCTAAATAGATATAACTTTTTATCATATATTGCAATTGCAAACATTCCATCAAGATATTTTACAAATTCAACTCCAAACTTTTCCCAAAGTTTTGCAATAACCTCAATTTCTGTTTTAACATTTAAATTATATTTTTTTATTAATTCTTTATAATTATAAATCTCTCCATTAAAAACAAATAACTTATCTTCAATTTTTAAAGGTTGATTATTTATTTCTAAATTTTCAATAGCAAGTCTATTAAATCCAAAAGTATATTTTTTATTTGTTTTAATATCGCTATAATCATTACCTCTATGTTGCATTAAGTTTAAAGCACTCTTTACAACTTCTACATTTTCTCCAATCATTCCAAATATTGCACACAAACTAATCCTTTTTTGATAGAATTTTACAAAAAGGAATTTAATGAAAGAAGTTTTTAAATATACATTTTTAACAGTTGCTGAGTGGAAAAAGTTTTTATTTGTAGTATTAATAATTTCGATTTTAACATTAATAGAACCATTCCCGTTTATAGGAATTACTGCAAATATTTTTGAAAAACTTTTATATTTAAGTATTGGAGTTTTTTTAATTTATCTTGTAAAAAATTCAAATTCTCCTGATAATTATTTCGAAAACTTAAAAAGAAATGGATTTGGAAGTTTTTTATTCCATTATATCCCTGCAAGTAGTGGAATATTACTTGGATTATTTATTATAGGCACTTTTTGGGCAATGTTTTTTATTTTAATTTTACAATTTACTAATTCAATGTATATTATAGCTTCCCCACATAACATATTTTTAAAAATTACATCTTCTCCTTTTATAACACAAGTATTAATTGGATTTTATTTAATTTATCTCCTATTTTTTTCATATATTTTCTTAGGAAAATTTGGAAATTCTCTTACTAAAACAAATTTTAAAGATGCTTTTTTAACTATTGTCTCTTCTTTAATAGATTTCTCATATTGGGTAAAAACTTTTAATATAAAATATTTTTTAATATATTTAATTTGGTCATTTATTACATCTATAATCTACTTTTTTACAGCGATAGGATTTATTTTTATAATATATCCAACATTATTACAAAATCCTAATTTAAGCTTAATTTTAATTCCTCTATTAGTAAGTATATACACAATATTGGCTTATTTTACATTTTTTAGTAGCTATTTTGCAGACAAAACAACTAGAAATTAAGCGATATCCATCGCACTTTCTGGTTTTTCTTCTACAATCCTTATATCCTCAGCAATTTCAGGCACAGGCACAACTTTTGTTTTAGTTACAACTCTCTCAGGCAAGTGTATCTCTTTTCCTCTTACATGAATTGTTGTAGGTTTTATCGTCATTTTGTATGTTATTTTGATTCCATACACTTTATTTCCAAATCTGTTTTTATAATAATCTGGCCCCTCCACTTTTATATCAAAAGCATCTGCTGGAAAATATACTCTTTTTGCATATTCTCTTTTTTTTCTTGGATGATAATAAACAAGCCATAATACTTTTGCCTCACCTTTATATTTAACTTCTGTTGGAATATATGTACTTGCTTTTTCTTCTTCTTTTAAAAGTCTCTCTATATATGCCTCAGCCGTAGTTTCAAAATCTTCTTCACTAATACTTTCATAGAACCTATCCCATTTATTAACCTCAGCAATTATATTTGCAAGTTTTATACTTCTTTCTTTTTCTTCATTAATTAATTTATCAATTGCAGCTTGAAGTCCTTCATCAAAATGAGATGTAAAGCTTTCAAGATAAGGTAAAACAGATAATATATCTACTGCTTTTTTTAATTTATCAAGACAACCTACATTCTCACATAAAACCATTGCTTTTCTAATATCGCAAAATTCTTTTCTTATTTCATCTAATACTCTTACATTTAAACTAAGTGTAAATAACGAATTAGTTAATTCTTCAATAACTTGATTTGGAATTTGTTTTAATTCTTCTTCAATATTAATCTCTTTTTTCCAAGGCTCATATCTTCTATCAAAACCTTTATATTCAGCTACATAATTTGCAGTTTTTACGGTAATTCTATTTTCTTCAATTGCAACTTTTCTTAACTCTTCAATTTTATCACCAAATTTTTTTTGCCAAAATGGAGAATATGTTAAAGTACATAAATAATCACTTCTTTTTTTCAAATCAGTAAGTTCTGCACCATTTTCAACATTTAACATCTCATCTCTAATAATACAATTAATTCTTTTTATATCTTCTACACTTTCAACTCTTCCATATATTCTTCCCATATCCCCCTCCTTAATAATATCTTAATATTTGCTAAAATAATTATATAACAAAAATTGAGTCATTGTCAATAAACTAAATTAAAATATTAAGTAGATTTCCTTTTTATAAAAAGATAAATTAATGAGATAGCAGGGACAATACTTACTCCAAAAAGAAAACTTATAACATCAAAAATTCCTATATTTTTAAGCCATAAAAATCCTGCAATTAAAAACAGATAACCTAAAATTTTAACAATATTAAATCCTCTAAATGAAAGAAATAATGCTTCATACCATTTTAATTTTTTTGGATTACTTTTTTCTTCTTTTATTTCATCTTCTTCATCATATAAATCATATTTATCATCATATTTTTTTAATATATCTTCACCAACATTTCCATTTTGAAATTGAGATTTAACCATATTAGAATAGCCAATAAAACTACCTATAATTATTAAAGAAGATGAAAAAAAAGCAATTTGTGTATTATAAAGCCAAACTTGATTATTTTCTAACATACAAAAAACTACTATTCCTATATCTACTGCAATTAATATTTTAATAATATTTAAAAATTCTTTCATACTTCCTCTTTAAATTATTGCTTTATAAAATTTAACCCCACCAACCCATATCTCTTCAAGCAAATTTTCTTTAAGTAAATCATTAAATATTTTTTGTGTATGAGAATCTAAAATATTTTTAATGTCACTTTCACTAAATGGTCTTTTTTTAAGTGTATTTAATAACACTTCCTTACTTAAATTCTCAATTTGAAACTTGATTTTTTTACGAGTTGGAATAAAAATATTTTGATTTTCAATAAAGTTTGCAAGATAAAAAAGTCTATCAATACTTACTCCCTCAACATTATAAGCAGGTGGTCTATCTATGGTAGAGATATCAACCCTATTTGGCTTAATTTTTTTTAAAACTTCATTTAATTTTTTAAATTCTTCAATCTTATCATTAATACCTTTAACAACTAAAATCTCTATTATTAATTCTTTCTCATAAATTTTTCTAAAATCAATTATTCCATCTATAATATCATTAATATCATTACCCTTTTCAGGTCTATCAATTTTTTTAAAAATTGTAGGAGTTATGGCATCAAGAGAGAGTTTTACAATATCAAGTTTTTTTAAAGCATTTTGAATTTCTTTTTTCATTATAGTTGAAGAGTTACTCAAAATTAAAAGTTTTTTATTTAAAGGTTTAAGTTTATCTATTAATTCATTCAAATATGGATATAAAGTAGGCTCACCATTACTTGTTATAGTTAAAACATCAAGAGAATGCTCTTTTATAGCTTCTTTTACTTCATCAATAATATTATCAACTTGTGGAGGATTATCATAAAAAGAAATAGGTTTTGAAGGTTCAAGTTCACAATAGATACAATCAAAATTACATCTTTTTTTATCAGGGGATAAGTCTATTCCAAGACTCATCCCAAATCTTCTTGATGCAACAGGACCGAAAATATATT
This Caminibacter mediatlanticus TB-2 DNA region includes the following protein-coding sequences:
- the asnB gene encoding asparagine synthase (glutamine-hydrolyzing), which encodes MCAIFGMIGENVEVVKSALNLMQHRGNDYSDIKTNKKYTFGFNRLAIENLEINNQPLKIEDKLFVFNGEIYNYKELIKKYNLNVKTEIEVIAKLWEKFGVEFVKYLDGMFAIAIYDKKLYLFRDEFGKKPLYFTKNAFSSEINPLLKIVKKEINLNALSEYFAYNSSIAPNTIYKGIFKLPAGCYFDGEIKRWHDFEMKNEKCKMENEKVIFNIENLLTKSIEKRLMGDVEIGSLLSGGVDSSLIVALALKYKKIDTFSIGYEGFENYDERKYAKVVANHLGIKNFDFVLTKKKFYENFENVLDSMQEPISDSSFFAAYELAKNIPLKVVLSGEGSDELFLGYRRYDEFLEFFKSYLPNKKWLKKYLERYPEDIKEWEIFRRFFNDEDVFRGINETFFDRQIKRLLKKNAKEVEYKRFLKGWRSFDFTYFDLKVWVGEVLLSKLDKMFMAHSIEARSPFLDKNLVNFVFSMSEEIRGNKKWIIKEIAKKYLPKEIVYRRKKGFALPFYEWLKEENELKRIIDINRKTKLLNEEYLKEIIKTGHKRYKQHIWALYLFSRWVEKEFL
- a CDS encoding radical SAM protein, producing the protein MISYKYIFGPVASRRFGMSLGIDLSPDKKRCNFDCIYCELEPSKPISFYDNPPQVDNIIDEVKEAIKEHSLDVLTITSNGEPTLYPYLNELIDKLKPLNKKLLILSNSSTIMKKEIQNALKKLDIVKLSLDAITPTIFKKIDRPEKGNDINDIIDGIIDFRKIYEKELIIEILVVKGINDKIEEFKKLNEVLKKIKPNRVDISTIDRPPAYNVEGVSIDRLFYLANFIENQNIFIPTRKKIKFQIENLSKEVLLNTLKKRPFSESDIKNILDSHTQKIFNDLLKENLLEEIWVGGVKFYKAII